In Candidatus Nomurabacteria bacterium, a genomic segment contains:
- a CDS encoding prepilin peptidase has product MYGSVYLIASFVFMVGTLLGSFANVCIHRLPPRESVCTPRSYAPCCGRRLRSWHLVPVLSWIALRGRCAYCRSAISLHYPVVELLGGGLALLVYVAIPDMIPRFSAWLFFFGLLVVFFTDWRERIIPDEISLGGVVLGLMLSPWTIGLVPALTGSAAGGVSFYLIGWFYKKASGQVGMGLGDVKLAFMLGAFLGPAAFLAAVLLASTAGSILGLSLIRFGRASSSAALPFGSLLAPAAVLALFKGAELWSWYHSLF; this is encoded by the coding sequence ATGTACGGAAGTGTGTATCTGATTGCGAGCTTCGTGTTCATGGTTGGCACTTTGCTCGGCAGTTTCGCTAATGTGTGCATTCATCGCCTCCCTCCTAGGGAGAGCGTATGCACGCCAAGGTCATACGCGCCATGCTGTGGTCGACGTCTTCGATCCTGGCATCTCGTTCCAGTCTTGAGCTGGATTGCTTTGCGTGGGCGTTGCGCCTACTGTCGGTCAGCAATCTCGCTTCACTACCCTGTGGTTGAACTGCTGGGTGGTGGCTTGGCCCTGCTGGTCTACGTTGCCATTCCTGACATGATACCGAGGTTTTCCGCCTGGCTGTTTTTCTTTGGTCTGCTCGTTGTCTTCTTCACGGATTGGCGCGAGCGGATCATTCCCGACGAAATCAGCTTGGGAGGAGTTGTACTTGGATTGATGCTCTCACCTTGGACTATTGGCCTGGTACCAGCTCTCACTGGCTCTGCGGCTGGAGGAGTAAGTTTCTACCTGATCGGCTGGTTCTATAAGAAGGCAAGTGGGCAGGTAGGAATGGGGCTTGGTGATGTGAAGCTAGCTTTCATGCTTGGAGCCTTTCTTGGTCCAGCTGCTTTCTTGGCTGCCGTACTGCTAGCGTCTACTGCTGGTAGTATCTTGGGCTTGAGCTTGATCCGCTTCGGCAGGGCGAGCAGCTCGGCAGCTCTTCCATTTGGTTCTTTACTGGCACCAGCAGCAGTTCTCGCTCTGTTCAAGGGCGCTGAGCTTTGGTCCTGGTACCACTCACTGTTTTAG
- a CDS encoding type II secretion system protein yields MLRKNQEGFTLIELMIVVVIIGILALIAVPNYLALQDRARLSTAKSNAYEVQDMVDDWATANGGVYPDSIAGVANARRSIRNPFGGTAVYDVGSYDKAGKESGAVYYDPAEFFSSYRITVNGKDGESVLVLTPQRE; encoded by the coding sequence ATGCTTCGGAAGAATCAGGAGGGATTCACCCTCATCGAGCTCATGATCGTGGTGGTCATCATCGGGATCCTGGCGCTCATCGCCGTCCCGAATTACCTGGCGCTGCAGGACAGGGCACGTCTGTCGACGGCCAAGTCCAATGCCTACGAAGTGCAGGACATGGTCGATGACTGGGCTACAGCGAACGGAGGAGTCTATCCGGATTCCATCGCTGGGGTGGCGAACGCCAGGCGTAGTATCCGGAATCCCTTCGGAGGTACGGCGGTCTACGACGTCGGGTCCTACGACAAGGCTGGGAAGGAGTCTGGTGCGGTCTACTACGATCCGGCCGAGTTCTTCTCCTCCTATCGCATCACGGTCAATGGAAAGGATGGCGAGTCCGTCCTTGTCCTGACCCCGCAGCGCGAGTAA
- a CDS encoding MBL fold metallo-hydrolase, protein MKRIRLILFVLCIFVAGYVVWSYRQVHFVRVTTLDIGQGDAILIQALQHFDVLTDAGADMTVVERLGERLPYFDRTIELLVLTHPDADHVTGFVEVLHRYHVQSVLLTGVEHYLPAYQEFLQLLVDQGVTILYAQPGQRYSLPGAELTVLAPKGDWRGKEPDDQNRYSVVTRLDVGAKSFILTGDADFDEEKEMLESGLPLHADVLKLGHHGSKTSSSDAWLDAVEPSIVIVSAGLDNQFGHPSPETLERVEQRGAQILSTIEEGDVCIEVRGEELWRC, encoded by the coding sequence ATGAAGCGAATACGACTCATTTTATTTGTGCTGTGTATTTTCGTGGCAGGATATGTTGTCTGGTCATATCGTCAGGTGCATTTCGTGCGAGTGACTACTCTAGATATTGGACAGGGAGACGCGATACTTATTCAAGCGCTACAACATTTTGACGTGTTGACTGATGCAGGAGCTGACATGACCGTTGTTGAGCGGCTAGGTGAGCGTTTACCATATTTTGACCGCACTATTGAACTGCTTGTGCTGACACATCCTGACGCTGATCATGTGACAGGCTTTGTTGAGGTGCTACATCGTTATCATGTGCAAAGCGTTTTACTCACCGGAGTGGAACATTACTTGCCCGCCTATCAGGAGTTTCTCCAGCTCTTAGTTGATCAGGGGGTAACGATACTCTATGCGCAGCCTGGTCAACGCTATAGTTTGCCTGGTGCGGAGCTGACCGTCCTCGCACCTAAAGGTGATTGGCGAGGAAAGGAGCCAGACGATCAAAATCGCTATTCAGTAGTTACTCGCTTAGATGTTGGCGCGAAATCATTCATATTGACTGGCGACGCCGACTTTGATGAGGAAAAGGAAATGCTGGAGTCTGGTTTACCACTCCATGCTGATGTATTGAAGTTGGGTCATCATGGCTCAAAAACCTCCTCCAGTGATGCTTGGTTGGATGCGGTAGAGCCCAGCATCGTTATAGTTTCCGCGGGCCTAGATAATCAATTTGGGCATCCTAGCCCTGAAACGCTTGAGCGAGTGGAGCAGCGCGGTGCCCAGATACTCTCAACTATTGAAGAAGGGGATGTGTGCATTGAGGTGCGAGGTGAGGAGCTATGGCGGTGCTGA
- a CDS encoding ComEC/Rec2 family competence protein — MTRSQLFLSTLISFLIGIGLYRWISLPLLYPLLFCCGVFIIFVIGRRAPLLLLCLFGLSLGVVRATVVSELAQLPEGNTSLQGQIVAAPDIRRDHIKYTIEIPNSKSQIPNTNKQKTNSNNQITSAEQNNDAKILVRALLYPRFRLNDEVSFSCFVRHPEPIEDFAYDRYLALSGIATTCSARHFDLVQSSHWSFSGALIDGREWVTAQLSRILPEPEASFEAGLLVGARRGLPEWLTEAFGRTGTTHLIALSGFNITIVVNLIMSMAIKTIGRRHAFWFVLLAISLFVIFVGGQASIVRAGIMGCIAAFAGHVGRPSRGINALVLSGVSMVLVNPRILLDDAGFQLSFGSTLGLMLLSGHVDRWVHFLPERFEIRGTISATIAASLFTLPLILCVFGRVSLVSLFVNVLILPLIPFAMAAGTAALLLSVLSLSLGILFGAATWLILRGVIMVVEFFALPDWSLLHFATGQYWWLLLYFGLFAWVWYLDRRQRAALKISQA; from the coding sequence ATGACGCGTTCCCAGCTTTTTCTCTCTACACTTATTTCTTTCCTCATCGGTATAGGTCTCTACCGATGGATTTCTCTGCCTTTGCTTTACCCGCTTCTTTTTTGTTGCGGGGTATTTATTATCTTCGTTATAGGGCGGCGCGCACCACTGTTGCTCCTTTGTCTTTTTGGATTGTCGCTTGGTGTAGTGCGAGCAACCGTAGTGTCAGAGCTCGCTCAATTGCCTGAAGGGAACACTAGTCTGCAAGGTCAGATTGTAGCAGCGCCTGATATTCGCCGCGATCATATTAAGTACACCATAGAAATCCCAAATAGCAAATCCCAAATTCCAAATACCAATAAACAAAAAACAAATTCTAATAATCAAATTACAAGTGCAGAACAGAATAATGATGCAAAGATTTTAGTGCGAGCGCTATTGTATCCGCGTTTTCGATTAAATGATGAGGTGAGCTTCAGCTGCTTTGTGCGTCATCCCGAGCCGATTGAGGATTTTGCCTATGATCGTTATCTAGCCTTATCCGGAATTGCGACAACCTGCAGTGCTCGCCACTTCGATCTTGTACAATCCTCTCATTGGAGTTTTAGTGGTGCGCTCATTGATGGGAGGGAGTGGGTGACTGCGCAGCTCTCCCGTATCCTACCCGAGCCTGAAGCATCATTTGAGGCTGGTCTCTTGGTTGGTGCGCGCCGCGGATTGCCTGAGTGGTTAACAGAGGCCTTTGGTCGGACAGGTACGACACATCTCATTGCGCTGTCAGGATTTAATATCACCATTGTTGTAAACCTCATCATGTCGATGGCGATAAAAACGATTGGTCGCCGGCATGCCTTTTGGTTTGTCCTCTTAGCAATTTCGCTGTTTGTAATTTTTGTGGGCGGCCAAGCGTCGATTGTGCGGGCAGGTATTATGGGGTGCATTGCCGCTTTTGCCGGACATGTAGGTCGACCGAGTCGCGGGATAAATGCCCTCGTGCTGAGTGGGGTAAGTATGGTTTTAGTAAACCCGCGCATCTTATTAGATGATGCGGGCTTTCAGCTCTCTTTTGGGTCTACCCTGGGACTTATGTTGCTTTCTGGTCATGTTGATCGTTGGGTGCATTTCTTGCCAGAGCGCTTTGAAATACGGGGCACCATCTCTGCCACTATTGCCGCTTCCTTATTTACCTTGCCACTTATTCTCTGCGTGTTTGGTCGAGTGTCTCTCGTTAGTTTATTTGTGAACGTGCTCATCCTTCCCTTGATTCCTTTTGCCATGGCAGCCGGGACGGCGGCGCTTTTACTTAGCGTGCTCTCTTTATCACTTGGCATACTATTTGGAGCGGCAACCTGGCTCATACTGCGTGGTGTAATCATGGTAGTGGAATTTTTTGCTTTGCCGGATTGGTCATTGTTGCATTTTGCCACAGGACAATATTGGTGGCTGCTTCTCTATTTCGGACTTTTTGCCTGGGTATGGTATTTGGATAGGAGGCAAAGAGCAGCATTAAAAATTTCTCAGGCATGA
- the prfB gene encoding peptide chain release factor 2, with translation MFKDASTNSHKRLPPHGGFFDLPQKQQLLKELEDKMSQPDFWSDNMAAAKTSREFDELKKEVELWQRMQEESQALDELAQETGDSEELQSQIEKLEKDFTQLEFTMMLSGEYDANDAVFAIHAGAGGTDAQDWAEMLKRMYLRYFERKGWTAKVIDESRGSEAGIKSVTMEVLGRYAYGYLKAEAGVHRLVRISPFDAEKMRHTSFALVEVIPDFGDLPDIVIDEKDLKIEASTASGHGGQSVNTTYSAIRIVHLPTKITVQCQNERSQKQNLETAMKILKQKLHMRRLEEQEEKRKELRGEFHSAEWGNQIRSYVLHPYKMVKDHRTKHEGDNPQAVLDGDLDGFIEAYLKGEGAVI, from the coding sequence ATCTTCAAGGACGCATCCACGAACTCGCACAAAAGATTGCCTCCTCACGGGGGTTTCTTTGACCTGCCGCAAAAGCAGCAGTTATTGAAGGAATTAGAAGATAAGATGAGTCAGCCAGATTTCTGGTCTGACAATATGGCAGCGGCAAAGACAAGTCGTGAATTTGACGAACTTAAGAAAGAGGTTGAGCTTTGGCAACGAATGCAAGAAGAATCGCAAGCCCTAGATGAGCTAGCTCAAGAGACTGGCGACTCTGAAGAGCTGCAGTCGCAAATCGAAAAGCTGGAGAAAGATTTTACTCAGCTTGAATTTACTATGATGCTTAGTGGCGAGTACGATGCCAATGATGCCGTCTTTGCTATTCATGCCGGAGCGGGTGGTACTGATGCGCAGGATTGGGCTGAGATGTTGAAGCGCATGTACCTGCGTTATTTTGAACGCAAGGGCTGGACAGCGAAAGTGATTGATGAGTCTCGAGGTAGTGAGGCGGGCATAAAGAGTGTTACTATGGAAGTGCTTGGTCGCTATGCTTATGGTTATCTCAAAGCCGAAGCAGGTGTGCATCGCCTCGTGCGCATTTCTCCTTTTGATGCCGAGAAGATGCGTCATACTTCATTTGCGCTTGTTGAGGTGATCCCGGACTTTGGCGACTTGCCTGATATTGTTATTGATGAAAAGGATTTGAAGATTGAGGCATCAACGGCCTCAGGTCATGGTGGACAGAGCGTGAACACTACCTATTCAGCTATACGGATTGTCCATTTACCCACCAAGATTACTGTGCAGTGTCAGAATGAGCGTTCGCAAAAGCAGAACCTAGAGACAGCCATGAAGATTCTCAAGCAGAAATTGCACATGAGGCGGCTGGAAGAACAAGAGGAAAAGCGCAAAGAACTTCGGGGTGAATTTCACTCAGCTGAATGGGGAAATCAAATTCGCTCTTATGTGTTGCATCCCTATAAGATGGTGAAAGATCATCGCACTAAGCACGAGGGAGATAATCCGCAAGCCGTACTCGATGGTGATTTGGATGGCTTTATCGAAGCGTATTTAAAAGGCGAGGGTGCGGTAATATAA